A region of Channa argus isolate prfri chromosome 8, Channa argus male v1.0, whole genome shotgun sequence DNA encodes the following proteins:
- the LOC137131853 gene encoding cyclin-dependent kinase-like 5 isoform X1, producing MKILDIGDVMNKFEVLGIVGEGAYGVVLKCRHKETNEIVAIKKFKDSEENEEVKETTLRELKMLRTLKQENIVELKEAFRRRGKLYLVFEYVEKNMLELLEELPNGVPTEKARSYIYQLIKAIHWCHKHDIVHRDIKPENLLISSDDILKLCDFGFARNLSEGTDANYTEYVATRWYRSPELLLGAPYGKAVDMWSVGCILGELSDGQPLFPGESEIDQLFTIQKVLGPLPPEQMKLFYNNPRFHGLRFPAVNHPQTLERRYLGIIGGGLLDLLKNLLLLNPTERFLTEQSLNHHTFQTLRLVERSGPPTPTPVRSSKRKPHHGDNTTPSRSHGGKSSGSHRSSSRECSSLPRNEDLHPNNDGFLNGNMPSAINLSPTLHPKNYQPQIFNHSTSCNMDLASSNLPHLLSPGEAKSKGDFEINLGSKVSEGPGAKYLKSNFRSQQNRHSFVEGKTNTLQSGEKHSRHSYMESHSSTPSSSKFAYLNLSKSYGTLSDAKSVGNLNDVHLYADEPTSRYFPSSCLDLTAPGSPAARRVDRLGPGTVGRGSMRSDRESNTLDSSYRRSSTRHKSSEEAKSPDSLDPGEGGVERSHGHSLSAPHDPLAYGQGYTSPFSSQQRPHRHSMYVRRDHQRTHGTDEALAVGQGIPTRASSLQLLSPQLQHRTLPHHSGGSSREEDLSRSEQAPTEVTHSRPPIRDSTRDNTASFHTQRQKSEVGLYHDQQAEDGGSSKENRNIYSESMPRRVGSFYRVPSPRPDNSFHDSRGQSRGSGLTGDGSSLTNHSKRQPAFDPWTGPDTVVLNSSEPSKEKEKQGFFRAIKKKKKKSQMRFKIISCCDVHRVSLYHRLCASTLQMEVPDGRRPVIKKCLFPLFIPNNIKHSSSVRVLPVVSSPMIPSEGVDTVIQKSSRSSGHQSSRHRTRDKSRDRDQDRVRDKDWPPEKLSDSHSPSQPLKSLRKLLHLSSSSSNQTASSDMRYQPLPNPSSAQGGFTESRGHSGVSTPQLKSRQAAYPLPGQLESGWHTSALGRSEGNPYPEQMSIKGGQNGHGFGRPSRSRMPNLNDLKETAL from the exons GAGACCAATGAAATTGTGGCCATTAAGAAATTCAAGGACAGTGAAG AAAATGAGGAGGTTAAAGAAACAACACTACGGGAGCTTAAGATGCTCCGCACCCTCAAGCAGGAGAATATTGTTGAGTTGAAAGAGGCCTTCCGCCGAAGAGGCAAACTATATCTTGTCTTTGAGTATGTTGAGAAG AACATGCTCGAGCTGCTTGAGGAGTTGCCCAATGGTGTGCCAACCGAGAAAGCACGTAGCTACATCTACCAGCTAATCAAAGCAATCCACTGGTGCCATAAGCATGACATTGTTCATCGGG ACATAAAGCCAGAAAACCTTCTCATCAGTTCTGATGACATCCTCAAGTTATGTGACTTTG GCTTTGCACGTAATCTGTCTGAGGGGACTGATGCCAATTACACAGAGTATGTGGCCACTAGATGGTACCGCTCTCCAGAGCTCCTACTTGG AGCTCCTTACGGGAAGGCAGTGGACATGTGGTCAGTGGGCTGCATCTTAGGAGAGCTGAGTGACGGACAGCCTCTGTTCCCAGGAGAGAGTGAAATTGACCAGCTCTTTACCATCCAGAAAGTGCTGGGACCCCTGCCACCAGAACAGATGAAACTCTTCTATAACAATCCTCGCTTCCATGGGCTGCGG TTTCCTGCTGTGAACCACCCCCAAACCTTGGAGCGAAGATACCTGGGAATTATTGGCGGAGGCCTGCTGGACCTGCTCAAG AACCTGCTACTGCTGAATCCAACAGAACGCTTTCTCACAGAGCAAAGCTTGAACCACCACACCTTCCAGACCCTGCGGCTTGTGGAACGGTCTGgcccacccacacccacacctgTACGCTCCTCCAAGAGAAAACCTCACCATGGAGACAACACCACCCCCAGCAG GAGTCATGGTGGAAAGAGCTCAGGAAGCCACCGCTCCAGCAGCAGAGAGTGTTCCAGTCTGCCCCGGAATGAAGACCTCCATCCCAACAATGATGGCTTTCTCAATGGCAACATGCCCTCAGCAATCAACCTCAGCCCCACCTTGCATCCCAAGAACTACCAGCCGCAGATTTTTAACCACTCCACCTCCTGCAACATGGACCTGGCAAGCAGCAACTTGCCTCACTTGCTCAGTCCTGGCGAAGCCAAGAGCAAGGGTGACTTTGAGATTAATTTGGGATCGAAGGTGTCTGAGGGTCCTGGAGCCAAGTACCTCAAATCCAACTTCCGTTCACAGCAGAACCGCCACTCTTTTGTAGAGGGGAAAACCAACACACTTCAGTCAGGGGAGAAACACAGTCGACACAGTTACATGGAGTCCCACAGCTCCACACCATCCTCCTCTAAGTTTGCATACCTGAACTTGTCCAAGAGCTATGGCACTCTTAGTGATGCCAAGTCAGTGGGAAATTTGAATGATGTACATCTTTATGCTGATGAGCCTACATCTCGCTATTTTCCCTCAAGCTGCCTTGACCTCACAGCTCCGGGCAGTCCAGCAGCCCGCCGAGTAGACAGATTGGGACCTGGCACAGTTGGACGAGGAAGTATGCGCTCTGACAGAGAGAGCAACACTCTGGACTCCTCTTACAGGCGCTCCTCCACCCGTCACAAGTCGTCAGAAGAGGCCAAGTCACCAGATTCCCTGGACCCTGGGGAGGGTGGCGTTGAAAGGAGCCATGGTCACTCTCTGTCCGCCCCACATGACCCTCTGGCTTATGGCCAGGGATACACCAGCCCTTTCTCCTCTCAGCAGCGGCCTCACCGCCACTCCATGTATGTACGGAGGGACCACCAGAGGACACATGGGACAGATGAGGCACTGGCAGTGGGACAGGGCATTCCCACCAGAGCCAGCAGCCTCCAACTTCTGTCTCCACAGCTTCAGCACCGCACGCTGCCTCACCACTCTGGGGGCTCCTCCAGAGAAGAAGACTTGAGCAGG AGTGAACAGGCACCCACTGAGGTCACCCACAGCAGACCCCCAATAAGGGACTCCACAAGGGACAACACCGCATCTTTTCACACACAGCGGCAAAAAAGCGAG GTTGGCCTATATCATGACCAGCAAGCAGAAGATGGTGGCTCTTCCAAAGAGAATCGAAACATCTACAGTGAATCCATGCCTAGGAGGGTGGGCAGCTTCTACAGAG TCCCTTCTCCTCGGCCAGACAATTCCTTCCATGATAGCAGGGGTCAGAGCCGGGGCTCTGGGCTAACCGGGGATGGCAGCAGCTTGACAAACCACTCCAAACGTCAGCCAGCATTTGACCCTTG gaCTGGCCCAGATACTGTAGTGCTGAACTCCTCAGAACCAtctaaagaaaaggaaaagcaggGTTTCTTCAGAgcaataaagaagaagaagaaaaaatctCAAATG AGATTTAAGATCATTTCATGTTGTGATGTGCACCGTGTTTCCCTGTACCACCGGTTATGTGCCTCTACATTACAGATGGAAGTTCCTGATGGAAGGCGTCCTGTCATCAAGAAATGTCTTTTCCCTCTGTTTATCCCAAATAACATAAAGCATAGTTCCTCTGTGAGAGTCCTTCCTGTAGTGTCTTCTCCCATG ATTCCTAGTGAGGGGGTGGATACAGTCATTCAGAAGTCCTCCAGGTCCTCAGGTCACCAGAGCAGCCGGCACAGGACCCGAGACAAGAGCAGAGACCGGGATCAAGACAGAGTCCGGGACAAGGATTGGCCGCCAGAGAAGCTGTCTGATTCCCACTCTCCA AGCCAGCCACTGAAGTCACTGCGCAAGCTCCTGCACCTTTCATCCTCGTCCTCCAACCAGACTGCATCCTCTGATATGCGCTACCAGCCGCTGCCTAATCCATCCTCTGCTCAAGGTGGTTTCACAGAAAGCCGGGGTCACTCAGGGGTCAGTACGCCCCAGCTGAAGAGCCGACAGGCTGCCTACCCACTGCCCGGACAGCTGGAGTCAGGTTGGCACACGTCCGCTCTGGGCCGCTCCGAGGGCAACCCCTACCCAGAGCAAATGAGCATAAAGGGAGGCCAGAACGGGCACGGCTTCGGACGCCCCTCTAGGTCTCGTATGCCCAACCTCAATGACCTGAAAGAGACAGCTCTGTGA
- the LOC137131853 gene encoding cyclin-dependent kinase-like 5 isoform X5, with translation MKILDIGDVMNKFEVLGIVGEGAYGVVLKCRHKETNEIVAIKKFKDSEENEEVKETTLRELKMLRTLKQENIVELKEAFRRRGKLYLVFEYVEKNMLELLEELPNGVPTEKARSYIYQLIKAIHWCHKHDIVHRDIKPENLLISSDDILKLCDFGFARNLSEGTDANYTEYVATRWYRSPELLLGAPYGKAVDMWSVGCILGELSDGQPLFPGESEIDQLFTIQKVLGPLPPEQMKLFYNNPRFHGLRFPAVNHPQTLERRYLGIIGGGLLDLLKNLLLLNPTERFLTEQSLNHHTFQTLRLVERSGPPTPTPVRSSKRKPHHGDNTTPSRSHGGKSSGSHRSSSRECSSLPRNEDLHPNNDGFLNGNMPSAINLSPTLHPKNYQPQIFNHSTSCNMDLASSNLPHLLSPGEAKSKGDFEINLGSKVSEGPGAKYLKSNFRSQQNRHSFVEGKTNTLQSGEKHSRHSYMESHSSTPSSSKFAYLNLSKSYGTLSDAKSVGNLNDVHLYADEPTSRYFPSSCLDLTAPGSPAARRVDRLGPGTVGRGSMRSDRESNTLDSSYRRSSTRHKSSEEAKSPDSLDPGEGGVERSHGHSLSAPHDPLAYGQGYTSPFSSQQRPHRHSMYVRRDHQRTHGTDEALAVGQGIPTRASSLQLLSPQLQHRTLPHHSGGSSREEDLSRVGLYHDQQAEDGGSSKENRNIYSESMPRRVGSFYRDNSFHDSRGQSRGSGLTGDGSSLTNHSKRQPAFDPWTGPDTVVLNSSEPSKEKEKQGFFRAIKKKKKKSQMRFKIISCCDVHRVSLYHRLCASTLQMEVPDGRRPVIKKCLFPLFIPNNIKHSSSVRVLPVVSSPMIPSEGVDTVIQKSSRSSGHQSSRHRTRDKSRDRDQDRVRDKDWPPEKLSDSHSPSQPLKSLRKLLHLSSSSSNQTASSDMRYQPLPNPSSAQGGFTESRGHSGVSTPQLKSRQAAYPLPGQLESGWHTSALGRSEGNPYPEQMSIKGGQNGHGFGRPSRSRMPNLNDLKETAL, from the exons GAGACCAATGAAATTGTGGCCATTAAGAAATTCAAGGACAGTGAAG AAAATGAGGAGGTTAAAGAAACAACACTACGGGAGCTTAAGATGCTCCGCACCCTCAAGCAGGAGAATATTGTTGAGTTGAAAGAGGCCTTCCGCCGAAGAGGCAAACTATATCTTGTCTTTGAGTATGTTGAGAAG AACATGCTCGAGCTGCTTGAGGAGTTGCCCAATGGTGTGCCAACCGAGAAAGCACGTAGCTACATCTACCAGCTAATCAAAGCAATCCACTGGTGCCATAAGCATGACATTGTTCATCGGG ACATAAAGCCAGAAAACCTTCTCATCAGTTCTGATGACATCCTCAAGTTATGTGACTTTG GCTTTGCACGTAATCTGTCTGAGGGGACTGATGCCAATTACACAGAGTATGTGGCCACTAGATGGTACCGCTCTCCAGAGCTCCTACTTGG AGCTCCTTACGGGAAGGCAGTGGACATGTGGTCAGTGGGCTGCATCTTAGGAGAGCTGAGTGACGGACAGCCTCTGTTCCCAGGAGAGAGTGAAATTGACCAGCTCTTTACCATCCAGAAAGTGCTGGGACCCCTGCCACCAGAACAGATGAAACTCTTCTATAACAATCCTCGCTTCCATGGGCTGCGG TTTCCTGCTGTGAACCACCCCCAAACCTTGGAGCGAAGATACCTGGGAATTATTGGCGGAGGCCTGCTGGACCTGCTCAAG AACCTGCTACTGCTGAATCCAACAGAACGCTTTCTCACAGAGCAAAGCTTGAACCACCACACCTTCCAGACCCTGCGGCTTGTGGAACGGTCTGgcccacccacacccacacctgTACGCTCCTCCAAGAGAAAACCTCACCATGGAGACAACACCACCCCCAGCAG GAGTCATGGTGGAAAGAGCTCAGGAAGCCACCGCTCCAGCAGCAGAGAGTGTTCCAGTCTGCCCCGGAATGAAGACCTCCATCCCAACAATGATGGCTTTCTCAATGGCAACATGCCCTCAGCAATCAACCTCAGCCCCACCTTGCATCCCAAGAACTACCAGCCGCAGATTTTTAACCACTCCACCTCCTGCAACATGGACCTGGCAAGCAGCAACTTGCCTCACTTGCTCAGTCCTGGCGAAGCCAAGAGCAAGGGTGACTTTGAGATTAATTTGGGATCGAAGGTGTCTGAGGGTCCTGGAGCCAAGTACCTCAAATCCAACTTCCGTTCACAGCAGAACCGCCACTCTTTTGTAGAGGGGAAAACCAACACACTTCAGTCAGGGGAGAAACACAGTCGACACAGTTACATGGAGTCCCACAGCTCCACACCATCCTCCTCTAAGTTTGCATACCTGAACTTGTCCAAGAGCTATGGCACTCTTAGTGATGCCAAGTCAGTGGGAAATTTGAATGATGTACATCTTTATGCTGATGAGCCTACATCTCGCTATTTTCCCTCAAGCTGCCTTGACCTCACAGCTCCGGGCAGTCCAGCAGCCCGCCGAGTAGACAGATTGGGACCTGGCACAGTTGGACGAGGAAGTATGCGCTCTGACAGAGAGAGCAACACTCTGGACTCCTCTTACAGGCGCTCCTCCACCCGTCACAAGTCGTCAGAAGAGGCCAAGTCACCAGATTCCCTGGACCCTGGGGAGGGTGGCGTTGAAAGGAGCCATGGTCACTCTCTGTCCGCCCCACATGACCCTCTGGCTTATGGCCAGGGATACACCAGCCCTTTCTCCTCTCAGCAGCGGCCTCACCGCCACTCCATGTATGTACGGAGGGACCACCAGAGGACACATGGGACAGATGAGGCACTGGCAGTGGGACAGGGCATTCCCACCAGAGCCAGCAGCCTCCAACTTCTGTCTCCACAGCTTCAGCACCGCACGCTGCCTCACCACTCTGGGGGCTCCTCCAGAGAAGAAGACTTGAGCAGG GTTGGCCTATATCATGACCAGCAAGCAGAAGATGGTGGCTCTTCCAAAGAGAATCGAAACATCTACAGTGAATCCATGCCTAGGAGGGTGGGCAGCTTCTACAGAG ACAATTCCTTCCATGATAGCAGGGGTCAGAGCCGGGGCTCTGGGCTAACCGGGGATGGCAGCAGCTTGACAAACCACTCCAAACGTCAGCCAGCATTTGACCCTTG gaCTGGCCCAGATACTGTAGTGCTGAACTCCTCAGAACCAtctaaagaaaaggaaaagcaggGTTTCTTCAGAgcaataaagaagaagaagaaaaaatctCAAATG AGATTTAAGATCATTTCATGTTGTGATGTGCACCGTGTTTCCCTGTACCACCGGTTATGTGCCTCTACATTACAGATGGAAGTTCCTGATGGAAGGCGTCCTGTCATCAAGAAATGTCTTTTCCCTCTGTTTATCCCAAATAACATAAAGCATAGTTCCTCTGTGAGAGTCCTTCCTGTAGTGTCTTCTCCCATG ATTCCTAGTGAGGGGGTGGATACAGTCATTCAGAAGTCCTCCAGGTCCTCAGGTCACCAGAGCAGCCGGCACAGGACCCGAGACAAGAGCAGAGACCGGGATCAAGACAGAGTCCGGGACAAGGATTGGCCGCCAGAGAAGCTGTCTGATTCCCACTCTCCA AGCCAGCCACTGAAGTCACTGCGCAAGCTCCTGCACCTTTCATCCTCGTCCTCCAACCAGACTGCATCCTCTGATATGCGCTACCAGCCGCTGCCTAATCCATCCTCTGCTCAAGGTGGTTTCACAGAAAGCCGGGGTCACTCAGGGGTCAGTACGCCCCAGCTGAAGAGCCGACAGGCTGCCTACCCACTGCCCGGACAGCTGGAGTCAGGTTGGCACACGTCCGCTCTGGGCCGCTCCGAGGGCAACCCCTACCCAGAGCAAATGAGCATAAAGGGAGGCCAGAACGGGCACGGCTTCGGACGCCCCTCTAGGTCTCGTATGCCCAACCTCAATGACCTGAAAGAGACAGCTCTGTGA
- the LOC137131853 gene encoding cyclin-dependent kinase-like 5 isoform X4, which produces MKILDIGDVMNKFEVLGIVGEGAYGVVLKCRHKETNEIVAIKKFKDSEENEEVKETTLRELKMLRTLKQENIVELKEAFRRRGKLYLVFEYVEKNMLELLEELPNGVPTEKARSYIYQLIKAIHWCHKHDIVHRDIKPENLLISSDDILKLCDFGFARNLSEGTDANYTEYVATRWYRSPELLLGAPYGKAVDMWSVGCILGELSDGQPLFPGESEIDQLFTIQKVLGPLPPEQMKLFYNNPRFHGLRFPAVNHPQTLERRYLGIIGGGLLDLLKNLLLLNPTERFLTEQSLNHHTFQTLRLVERSGPPTPTPVRSSKRKPHHGDNTTPSRSHGGKSSGSHRSSSRECSSLPRNEDLHPNNDGFLNGNMPSAINLSPTLHPKNYQPQIFNHSTSCNMDLASSNLPHLLSPGEAKSKGDFEINLGSKVSEGPGAKYLKSNFRSQQNRHSFVEGKTNTLQSGEKHSRHSYMESHSSTPSSSKFAYLNLSKSYGTLSDAKSVGNLNDVHLYADEPTSRYFPSSCLDLTAPGSPAARRVDRLGPGTVGRGSMRSDRESNTLDSSYRRSSTRHKSSEEAKSPDSLDPGEGGVERSHGHSLSAPHDPLAYGQGYTSPFSSQQRPHRHSMYVRRDHQRTHGTDEALAVGQGIPTRASSLQLLSPQLQHRTLPHHSGGSSREEDLSRVGLYHDQQAEDGGSSKENRNIYSESMPRRVGSFYRVPSPRPDNSFHDSRGQSRGSGLTGDGSSLTNHSKRQPAFDPWTGPDTVVLNSSEPSKEKEKQGFFRAIKKKKKKSQMRFKIISCCDVHRVSLYHRLCASTLQMEVPDGRRPVIKKCLFPLFIPNNIKHSSSVRVLPVVSSPMIPSEGVDTVIQKSSRSSGHQSSRHRTRDKSRDRDQDRVRDKDWPPEKLSDSHSPSQPLKSLRKLLHLSSSSSNQTASSDMRYQPLPNPSSAQGGFTESRGHSGVSTPQLKSRQAAYPLPGQLESGWHTSALGRSEGNPYPEQMSIKGGQNGHGFGRPSRSRMPNLNDLKETAL; this is translated from the exons GAGACCAATGAAATTGTGGCCATTAAGAAATTCAAGGACAGTGAAG AAAATGAGGAGGTTAAAGAAACAACACTACGGGAGCTTAAGATGCTCCGCACCCTCAAGCAGGAGAATATTGTTGAGTTGAAAGAGGCCTTCCGCCGAAGAGGCAAACTATATCTTGTCTTTGAGTATGTTGAGAAG AACATGCTCGAGCTGCTTGAGGAGTTGCCCAATGGTGTGCCAACCGAGAAAGCACGTAGCTACATCTACCAGCTAATCAAAGCAATCCACTGGTGCCATAAGCATGACATTGTTCATCGGG ACATAAAGCCAGAAAACCTTCTCATCAGTTCTGATGACATCCTCAAGTTATGTGACTTTG GCTTTGCACGTAATCTGTCTGAGGGGACTGATGCCAATTACACAGAGTATGTGGCCACTAGATGGTACCGCTCTCCAGAGCTCCTACTTGG AGCTCCTTACGGGAAGGCAGTGGACATGTGGTCAGTGGGCTGCATCTTAGGAGAGCTGAGTGACGGACAGCCTCTGTTCCCAGGAGAGAGTGAAATTGACCAGCTCTTTACCATCCAGAAAGTGCTGGGACCCCTGCCACCAGAACAGATGAAACTCTTCTATAACAATCCTCGCTTCCATGGGCTGCGG TTTCCTGCTGTGAACCACCCCCAAACCTTGGAGCGAAGATACCTGGGAATTATTGGCGGAGGCCTGCTGGACCTGCTCAAG AACCTGCTACTGCTGAATCCAACAGAACGCTTTCTCACAGAGCAAAGCTTGAACCACCACACCTTCCAGACCCTGCGGCTTGTGGAACGGTCTGgcccacccacacccacacctgTACGCTCCTCCAAGAGAAAACCTCACCATGGAGACAACACCACCCCCAGCAG GAGTCATGGTGGAAAGAGCTCAGGAAGCCACCGCTCCAGCAGCAGAGAGTGTTCCAGTCTGCCCCGGAATGAAGACCTCCATCCCAACAATGATGGCTTTCTCAATGGCAACATGCCCTCAGCAATCAACCTCAGCCCCACCTTGCATCCCAAGAACTACCAGCCGCAGATTTTTAACCACTCCACCTCCTGCAACATGGACCTGGCAAGCAGCAACTTGCCTCACTTGCTCAGTCCTGGCGAAGCCAAGAGCAAGGGTGACTTTGAGATTAATTTGGGATCGAAGGTGTCTGAGGGTCCTGGAGCCAAGTACCTCAAATCCAACTTCCGTTCACAGCAGAACCGCCACTCTTTTGTAGAGGGGAAAACCAACACACTTCAGTCAGGGGAGAAACACAGTCGACACAGTTACATGGAGTCCCACAGCTCCACACCATCCTCCTCTAAGTTTGCATACCTGAACTTGTCCAAGAGCTATGGCACTCTTAGTGATGCCAAGTCAGTGGGAAATTTGAATGATGTACATCTTTATGCTGATGAGCCTACATCTCGCTATTTTCCCTCAAGCTGCCTTGACCTCACAGCTCCGGGCAGTCCAGCAGCCCGCCGAGTAGACAGATTGGGACCTGGCACAGTTGGACGAGGAAGTATGCGCTCTGACAGAGAGAGCAACACTCTGGACTCCTCTTACAGGCGCTCCTCCACCCGTCACAAGTCGTCAGAAGAGGCCAAGTCACCAGATTCCCTGGACCCTGGGGAGGGTGGCGTTGAAAGGAGCCATGGTCACTCTCTGTCCGCCCCACATGACCCTCTGGCTTATGGCCAGGGATACACCAGCCCTTTCTCCTCTCAGCAGCGGCCTCACCGCCACTCCATGTATGTACGGAGGGACCACCAGAGGACACATGGGACAGATGAGGCACTGGCAGTGGGACAGGGCATTCCCACCAGAGCCAGCAGCCTCCAACTTCTGTCTCCACAGCTTCAGCACCGCACGCTGCCTCACCACTCTGGGGGCTCCTCCAGAGAAGAAGACTTGAGCAGG GTTGGCCTATATCATGACCAGCAAGCAGAAGATGGTGGCTCTTCCAAAGAGAATCGAAACATCTACAGTGAATCCATGCCTAGGAGGGTGGGCAGCTTCTACAGAG TCCCTTCTCCTCGGCCAGACAATTCCTTCCATGATAGCAGGGGTCAGAGCCGGGGCTCTGGGCTAACCGGGGATGGCAGCAGCTTGACAAACCACTCCAAACGTCAGCCAGCATTTGACCCTTG gaCTGGCCCAGATACTGTAGTGCTGAACTCCTCAGAACCAtctaaagaaaaggaaaagcaggGTTTCTTCAGAgcaataaagaagaagaagaaaaaatctCAAATG AGATTTAAGATCATTTCATGTTGTGATGTGCACCGTGTTTCCCTGTACCACCGGTTATGTGCCTCTACATTACAGATGGAAGTTCCTGATGGAAGGCGTCCTGTCATCAAGAAATGTCTTTTCCCTCTGTTTATCCCAAATAACATAAAGCATAGTTCCTCTGTGAGAGTCCTTCCTGTAGTGTCTTCTCCCATG ATTCCTAGTGAGGGGGTGGATACAGTCATTCAGAAGTCCTCCAGGTCCTCAGGTCACCAGAGCAGCCGGCACAGGACCCGAGACAAGAGCAGAGACCGGGATCAAGACAGAGTCCGGGACAAGGATTGGCCGCCAGAGAAGCTGTCTGATTCCCACTCTCCA AGCCAGCCACTGAAGTCACTGCGCAAGCTCCTGCACCTTTCATCCTCGTCCTCCAACCAGACTGCATCCTCTGATATGCGCTACCAGCCGCTGCCTAATCCATCCTCTGCTCAAGGTGGTTTCACAGAAAGCCGGGGTCACTCAGGGGTCAGTACGCCCCAGCTGAAGAGCCGACAGGCTGCCTACCCACTGCCCGGACAGCTGGAGTCAGGTTGGCACACGTCCGCTCTGGGCCGCTCCGAGGGCAACCCCTACCCAGAGCAAATGAGCATAAAGGGAGGCCAGAACGGGCACGGCTTCGGACGCCCCTCTAGGTCTCGTATGCCCAACCTCAATGACCTGAAAGAGACAGCTCTGTGA